A single window of Salvia splendens isolate huo1 chromosome 6, SspV2, whole genome shotgun sequence DNA harbors:
- the LOC121809626 gene encoding probable alpha-mannosidase At5g13980 — translation MAAFGVLAVVLSVYCMCFLVEGTYMVYNTSGGVVPGKINVHLVPHTHDDVGWLKTVDQYYVGSNNSIQVACVQNVLDSLIPALLADKNRKFIYVEQAFFQRWWRQQSDGMKDTVKVLVSSGQLEFINGGMCMHDEAATHYIDMIDQTTLGHWYIKRDFNVTPRIGWQIDPFGHSAVQAYLLGAEVGFDALYFARIDYQDRAKRSAEKNLEVIWQGSKSRGFSSQIFTGAFYAGNYEPPTGFYYEVNDDSPIVQDDIELFDYNVQERVNAFVAAAYFQANVTRSNHIMWTMGTDFKYQYAHTWFRNMDKLIHYVNQDGRVNAFYSTPSIYTDVKHALDESWPLKSDDFFPYADRENAYWTGYFTSRPTSKGYIRVLSGYYLAARQLEFFVGRNKSGLTTDSLADALAIAQHHDAATGTEKQHVADDYAKRLSIGYEESKDVVAASLGCLTQSPLSSECKTSITNFNQCPLLNISYCPATEVDLSAGKKLAVLVYNPLGWKRTSVVRIPVINENLSVSDSTGKLILSQLLPIVNASVATRKFYASAYTGESPSSVPKYWLAFTAVVPPLGFSTYVISSEQSSATTELIPNTVGIGGIEVGSGNLKLIYSGKDGKLMKYSNLRNSVNVSLEQSYTYYVGSTDELQASGAYVFRPNGTHTIQSEEKIPLTVYRGPLYDEVHQAFSSWVHQTTRVYKEKEHAEIEFAVGPIPIDDGNGKEIVTQLKTMIGNNKTFYTDSNGRDFLERVRDYRADWDLKVDQPIAGNYYPINLGIYIKDTSTEMSVLVDRSVGGSSIIDGEIEIMLHRRLLHDDGRGVDEALNETVCALDTCTGLTVQGKYYLRFDPLGEGSKWRRSFGQEIYSPFLLAFSEQDDKWTHFPTPTFSAMDPSYSLPDNIAIITLQELQDGAVLLRLAHLYEVGEDTDLSSLATVELKRVFQNRKINKIKEMSLSANQERAEMERKRLPWKVEGSNTKPHSDLRGGPIDHVKLVVELAPMEVRTFILDFNSDIVPYNTR, via the exons ATGGCTGCATTTGGGGTTTTAGCGGTGGTCTTGAGTGTGTACTGTATGTGTTTTTTGGTGGAGGGGACGTACATGGTTTACAACACCTCGGGAGGCGTTGTTCCAGGGAAGATTAACGTGCATTTGGTTCCTCACACGCATGATGATGTTGGGTGGTTGAAGACTGTTGATCAGTACTATGTTGGATCGAATAACTCAATTCAG GTTGCATGTGTGCAGAATGTGTTGGATTCACTTATTCCAGCGCTGTTGGCTGATAAAAACCGGAAATTCATTTATGTTGAACAG GCGTTTTTTCAGCGGTGGTGGAGACAGCAGAGTGATGGGATGAAGGATACGGTCAAAGTCCTAGTTAGCTCGGGTCAACTTGAGTTCAT AAATGGCGGTATGTGCATGCATGATGAGGCAGCAACGCATTACATTGATATGATAGACCAGACAACACTAGGCCACTGGTACATTAAACGGGACTTCAATGTCACTCCTAGAATTGGCTGGCAGATTGATCCTTTCGGTCATTCTGCTGTACAGGCTTACCTTTTGGGAGCAGAG GTGGGCTTCGACGCTCTATACTTTGCACGTATTGACTACCAAGATAGAGCCAAGAGGTCTGCTGAGAAGAACCTCGAGGTTATCTGGCAGGGTTCAAAAAGTCGTGGTTTTTCCTCCCAG ATATTTACTGGTGCTTTCTATGCTGGAAATTATGAGCCTCCAACTGGTTTTTATTATGAAGTCAATGACGATTCCCCTATAGTACAG GATGACATCGAGCTGTTTGATTACAATGTTCAAGAACGTGTCAATGCCTTTGTAGCTGCTGCCTATTTTCAG GCTAATGTTACTCGTTCCAATCATATAATGTGGACTATGGGAACAGATTTCAAATATCAATACGCGCATACGTGGTTCAGGAATATGGACAAGCTCATACATTATGTGAATCAA GATGGCCGCGTCAATGCCTTCTATTCAACTCCATCTATTTACACTGATGTGAAACATGCTCTGGATGAATCGTGGCCTCTTAAATCCGATGACTTTTTCCC GTATGCCGACCGTGAAAATGCTTACTGGACTGGATATTTTACGAGTAGGCCTACCAGTAAAGGATATATCAGAGTGCTGAGTGGCTACTATTTG GCAGCAAGACAGTTAGAGTTCTTTGTAGGAAGAAACAAATCCGGTCTTACAACTGATTCCTTAGCTGATGCTTTGGCAATAGCACAACACCATGATGCTGCTACAGGTACTGAGAAGCAGCACGTGGCTGATGACTATGCAAAACGACTTTCAATAGGTTACGAGGAG TCCAAGGATGTTGTAGCTGCTTCCCTTGGTTGTCTAACACAATCACCATTGTCTTCAGAATGCAAAACTTCTATCACAAACTTCAACCAG TGCCCGCTGCTGAATATAAGTTATTGTCCTGCAACAGAAGTTGATCTTTCCGCCGGGAAAAAATTA GCAGTTCTTGTTTACAACCCTCTTGGGTGGAAAAGAACATCTGTTGTCAGGATTCCT GTCATCAACGAGAATCTCTCCGTATCAGATTCTACTGGAAAATTGATTTTGTCGCAGCTTCTTCCTATAGTTAACGCTTCAGTAGCCACGAGAAAATTCTATGCTAGTGCATATACGGGTGAATCCCCTTCATCTGTCCCCAAATATTGGCTCGCTTTCACAGCAGTAGTTCCACCTCTGGGTTTTAGTACTTATGTGATCTCAAGTGAACAAT CTTCTGCCACGACTGAACTTATACCAAACACCGTTGGTATTGGTGGCATTGAAGTCGGGTCAGGCAATTTGAAGCTTATATACTCTGGAAAGGATGGCAAGCTTATGAAATACAGTAACCTCAGAAACTCG GTCAATGTCTCTCTGGAGCAATCATATACTTATTATGTTGGGAGTACTGATGAACTTCAG GCTTCTGGAGCATATGTTTTTCGACCAAATGGCACTCATACAATACAGTCTGAAGAAAAG ATTCCGCTAACAGTATATAGGGGGCCACTCTATGATGAAGTTCATCAGGCATTTAGTTCATGGGTACATCAG ACCACAAGAGTTTACAAGGAGAAAGAACATGCTGAGATTGAATTTGCT GTCGGACCCATACCCATAGACGATGGGAATGGAAAAGAGATTGTGACTCAACTCAAAACCATGATAGGAAACAACAAAACATTCTATACAGACTCAAATGGGCGTGATTTTCTGGAACGG GTTCGAGACTACAGAGCTGACTGGGACCTTAAAGTCGACCAACCAATTGCTGGAAATTACTACCCA ATTAATCTTGGAATTTACATCAAAGATACGAGCACAGAGATGTCAGTTTTGGTGGATAGATCAGTTGGAGGGTCAAGTATTATTGATGGCGAAATTGAGATAATGCTACACAG GAGGTTGCTTCATGATGATGGTAGAGGTGTTGACGAGGCTCTAAATGAAACAGTATGTGCCCTTGATACCTGCACAGGTTTAACT GTCCAAGGAAAGTACTATCTCAGATTTGATCCACTCGGAGAGGGATCCAAGTGGCGTCGATCGTTTGGACAGGAGATATACTCACCTTTCCTCCTGGCCTTCAGTGAGCAG GATGATAAGTGGACACATTTCCCAACACCAACTTTTTCGGCCATGGATCCTTCTTACAGCCTACCTGATAACATCGCAATTATAACACTCCAG GAACTTCAAGACGGCGCTGTTctcctccgtttggcgcatTTATATGAG GTTGGAGAGGACACAGATTTGTCTAGCTTGGCAACTGTGGAACTGAAGCGGGTTTTTCAAAATCGGAAG ATCAACAAAATCAAGGAAATGAGTCTATCTGCCAACCAAGAAAGGGCAGAAATGGAAAGGAAAAGACTACCTTGGAAAGTAGAGGGCTCCAACACAAAGCCGCACTCTGATTTGAGAGGTGGTCCTATAGATCATGTGAAGCTGGTAGTCGAGCTCGCCCCCATGGAAGTACGGACCTTCATCCTTGACTTCAACTCAGATATTGTTCCATACAACACGAGGTGA